From Roseburia hominis, the proteins below share one genomic window:
- a CDS encoding LacI family DNA-binding transcriptional regulator, translating to MSTIREIAEKAGVSVATVSRVLNYDETLNVQDETKKKVFEAAEQLEYQMKAKKKRKKKLKIGVICSYSLEEELQDTFYLSVRVAIEKEIEEERNKRVPVSLDDGIDQVSAVDGLICLGTFSHSMMDRIEKFQKPTVFVDTIGNRELTDSVVTDVNHSMRKVMDYFWEMGHRRIGFIGGSEIDSDGHIIEDSRLPGYRRYMKERGLFREEYVKIGGYTPKYGHQLAKELLEEADPPTAIFAANDSLAVGCYKAIVEKGLKIPEDVSVIGFNDISMIKYLMPPLTTVHVHMNFMGRQAVRMLSERIQSEREISMHVSVPTTLKIRESVSRRMGV from the coding sequence ATGTCAACTATTAGAGAGATCGCAGAGAAGGCAGGCGTGTCTGTTGCGACGGTTTCCAGAGTGCTTAATTATGATGAGACGCTCAATGTGCAGGATGAGACGAAGAAAAAGGTATTTGAGGCTGCAGAACAGCTTGAATATCAGATGAAGGCTAAGAAGAAGAGGAAAAAAAAGTTAAAGATCGGGGTTATTTGTTCGTATTCTCTTGAGGAGGAACTTCAGGACACGTTTTATCTGTCGGTGCGTGTAGCCATAGAAAAGGAAATAGAGGAAGAGAGAAATAAGAGAGTACCTGTTAGCCTTGATGACGGGATCGATCAGGTATCTGCGGTGGACGGTCTGATATGTCTTGGTACATTCAGTCATTCCATGATGGACCGGATTGAGAAATTCCAAAAACCGACGGTGTTCGTGGATACCATCGGGAACCGTGAGCTTACGGACTCTGTGGTCACAGATGTCAATCATTCGATGAGGAAGGTGATGGACTATTTCTGGGAGATGGGGCACCGGAGGATCGGTTTTATCGGAGGAAGCGAGATAGATTCCGACGGACATATCATAGAAGATTCCCGGCTGCCGGGTTACCGCAGATATATGAAAGAGCGGGGACTGTTTCGTGAGGAGTATGTGAAGATCGGCGGATATACTCCGAAATACGGACATCAGTTGGCAAAGGAGCTTCTGGAGGAGGCAGATCCTCCCACTGCGATCTTTGCAGCCAATGATTCTCTGGCTGTGGGCTGCTACAAGGCGATCGTCGAGAAGGGGCTTAAGATCCCCGAGGATGTCAGTGTGATCGGTTTTAACGATATTTCGATGATTAAATATCTGATGCCGCCGCTTACGACGGTTCATGTGCACATGAATTTTATGGGGCGTCAGGCTGTGAGGATGCTTTCTGAACGGATTCAATCGGAGCGGGAGATTAGTATGCATGTGTCTGTGCCGACTACACTTAAGATAAGGGAGAGCGTTAGCCGGAGAATGGGTGTGTGA
- a CDS encoding DMT family transporter, translating into MKKYLSIAGLITVTVIWGGGFVASDMALESLRPFQIMTVRFLLAAVLMGLLSIKGLKGVRLCEVRAGILMGIALFTGFALQIVGLQYTTPSKNAFLTALNVVMVPFIAWVILKKKVGIKSIAGAVMAVVGVGILSLEKNLTLGLGDALTLICAVGFAFQIFFTSEFVKQYRAVVLNFVQMCTAFVLSLVSLFIFGELHFDVTMKGWLSVLYLGVISTTVCYLLQTASQKYVDETKAAIILSMESVFGTLFSILILHERITGRMVAGCVIILAAVIISNLAETGTEPGGNESQAGA; encoded by the coding sequence ATGAAAAAATATCTGTCGATTGCCGGACTTATTACGGTGACCGTGATATGGGGCGGTGGATTTGTGGCGAGCGATATGGCGCTTGAGAGCCTGCGGCCGTTCCAGATCATGACGGTGCGCTTTTTGCTGGCGGCGGTCCTCATGGGGCTTTTGAGCATAAAAGGATTAAAAGGGGTTAGGCTGTGTGAAGTCCGTGCGGGGATTCTGATGGGAATTGCGCTGTTTACCGGCTTTGCGCTGCAGATTGTGGGGCTTCAATATACAACGCCGTCCAAAAATGCATTTCTCACGGCTCTCAATGTGGTGATGGTACCGTTCATCGCCTGGGTGATCCTGAAAAAGAAGGTAGGGATCAAAAGCATTGCGGGGGCAGTGATGGCCGTGGTCGGCGTGGGAATCCTGTCGCTGGAGAAGAACCTGACCTTAGGCCTTGGTGACGCGCTTACTTTGATCTGTGCAGTAGGGTTTGCTTTTCAGATCTTTTTCACCAGCGAGTTCGTAAAACAGTACCGTGCGGTGGTACTTAATTTTGTACAGATGTGTACGGCGTTTGTACTGTCACTTGTGAGCCTTTTCATATTCGGAGAGCTTCATTTTGACGTGACGATGAAGGGCTGGCTCAGTGTGCTGTATCTGGGCGTGATCAGTACGACGGTCTGCTATCTGCTGCAGACAGCGAGCCAGAAATATGTAGATGAGACGAAAGCGGCGATTATTCTTTCGATGGAATCCGTGTTTGGAACGTTATTTTCCATTCTGATTCTCCATGAGCGGATTACGGGACGGATGGTCGCGGGCTGTGTGATCATTCTGGCTGCGGTGATTATTTCCAATCTGGCGGAGACGGGCACGGAGCCAGGAGGGAACGAAAGTCAGGCGGGGGCGTAG
- the pgmB gene encoding beta-phosphoglucomutase, with product MRYQAVIFDLDGVICHTDGYHYQAWKAVADELGIYFDETINNRLRGVSRMASFEIILEKYDKVMSEEEKLYYVTRKNEIYKELLKNMSPADLSPEVKDTLDTLREMGLKLAIGSSSKNARFILERLGLGDYFDAISDGNNITHSKPDPEVFVKAAGFIGEAPEACLVVEDAVAGVQAAKAGNMECAAIGDAVLSGLATWNLETFSDLKAVVK from the coding sequence ATGAGATATCAGGCAGTTATTTTTGATTTGGACGGAGTGATCTGTCACACGGACGGTTACCATTATCAGGCATGGAAAGCGGTTGCCGACGAACTTGGAATTTACTTTGATGAGACCATCAACAACCGACTGCGCGGAGTGAGCCGTATGGCCAGCTTCGAGATCATTCTGGAAAAATATGACAAAGTAATGTCGGAGGAAGAGAAGCTGTATTATGTTACCAGAAAAAATGAGATTTACAAAGAATTGTTGAAAAATATGAGCCCGGCAGACCTCTCCCCGGAGGTGAAGGATACCCTGGATACACTTCGGGAAATGGGGCTTAAACTGGCAATCGGATCTTCCAGCAAAAATGCGCGTTTCATTCTGGAGCGCTTAGGTCTTGGCGATTATTTTGACGCTATTTCCGATGGAAATAATATTACACATTCCAAACCGGATCCGGAAGTGTTCGTCAAGGCTGCCGGCTTTATCGGAGAAGCGCCGGAGGCTTGTCTGGTGGTAGAAGATGCGGTCGCAGGCGTTCAGGCAGCCAAAGCCGGAAATATGGAGTGTGCTGCAATCGGAGATGCGGTTTTAAGCGGGCTTGCCACATGGAATCTTGAGACATTTTCTGATTTGAAAGCGGTTGTAAAATAG
- a CDS encoding M20/M25/M40 family metallo-hydrolase translates to MNEKFLTDILSEISVSGYEEPAQEVVKKYMTGIADEIREDEMGDVVCVLNPECEVKVMLSAHVDEIGLMVSNVTEDGSLQVIRRGGIIQGTYPGQQVVIKTANGDVYGVVEGRRDLFEKKDLKEADFLIDIGARTKEEALSKVALGNPIVRDTSIRKLMNGRFSARALDDRLGVFIIMEALRRAKEKGCKVGVYVAATVGEETTKCGAYWTSARIRPTAAVVVDVTYCTDYEGVNPAESGDVKLGAGPALCNAPIVAKKLNARMEECAARMQISVQKEAASGLTYTDADKIVFSGQGVPSVLVSIPLRYMHTPAEVADEKDVEGCIELIAEFLASYEA, encoded by the coding sequence ATGAACGAGAAGTTTCTGACAGATATTTTAAGCGAGATTTCTGTATCCGGCTATGAAGAACCGGCGCAGGAGGTCGTGAAAAAGTATATGACGGGGATTGCAGATGAGATCCGGGAAGATGAAATGGGGGATGTGGTCTGTGTTTTGAATCCCGAGTGCGAGGTCAAGGTTATGTTGTCAGCGCATGTGGATGAGATCGGACTTATGGTATCGAACGTTACCGAGGACGGCAGCCTTCAGGTAATCCGAAGAGGTGGAATCATTCAGGGAACGTATCCGGGACAGCAGGTCGTAATTAAGACAGCGAATGGCGATGTATACGGCGTAGTGGAAGGACGCCGCGACCTGTTCGAGAAAAAGGACCTAAAAGAAGCGGACTTTTTGATCGATATCGGAGCGCGTACAAAAGAAGAAGCTCTTTCAAAAGTGGCACTGGGCAATCCGATCGTGCGGGATACCAGCATTCGCAAATTGATGAACGGCCGTTTCTCTGCCCGTGCATTAGATGACCGTCTGGGCGTATTTATTATTATGGAAGCCTTAAGACGTGCAAAAGAAAAGGGATGCAAGGTTGGCGTGTATGTGGCGGCGACGGTCGGCGAAGAGACGACCAAATGCGGCGCTTACTGGACCAGCGCAAGAATCCGCCCCACAGCGGCAGTTGTGGTAGATGTTACATATTGTACCGACTATGAGGGGGTAAATCCGGCAGAGTCCGGTGATGTAAAGCTGGGAGCAGGCCCGGCGCTTTGCAATGCGCCTATCGTGGCGAAGAAATTAAATGCGCGCATGGAAGAGTGCGCCGCGCGTATGCAGATTTCTGTGCAGAAAGAGGCGGCAAGCGGCCTGACCTATACGGATGCGGATAAAATCGTATTTTCCGGCCAGGGAGTACCGAGTGTGCTCGTGTCTATTCCGCTTCGGTATATGCATACTCCGGCCGAAGTGGCGGACGAGAAGGATGTGGAAGGCTGTATTGAGTTGATTGCTGAGTTTTTGGCATCATATGAAGCGTAA
- a CDS encoding glycosyl hydrolase family 65 protein → MVRERFSERLNQFLDDDRWMILQDSYKPEENLKYESLFCLTNGYLGTRGSYEEGTTRSIPCTYVNGVFDKSETFMRELANLPNWLGIKLYVEKELVGIENCEILSFARALNMKKACLVKQYHLRDRKGRETLVEGVRFVSRADVHRMAVKLYVTPLNYSGIIEIENIIDGSVINFCDAPRFKVKHIYLTANEALGEKGAYLEAATRDNHLHVGCGARVEVKGTKTVLFHDFGEQAVEFLDFDAAEGKTYEVVKYVSIYTEREKCKEEIKEAISRTVQEFAAEGFTKEFEKHTQVYEKLWNQADIKIQGDEKLDQAVRFNIFHLMSTASDFDDRVNIGAKLLHGEEYGGHAFWDTELFMMPFFAYVFPEKARNLENYRYHLLDAARANARKNGFCGAQYPWESADDGTEQCPDWTIEPDGTCYRCYVAVYEHHVTAAVAYGIANYVKITGDVGFLYGRGAEILMETARFWASRLQYVEEKDRYEIRQVTGPDEWHEPVDNNLYTNYLARWNLRYCLELARVMRETCPDKYQALVEKIQIAEEELNAWKQVQGKIYLPRKEGTPLLEQFEGYFDLQEVVIEKYDENDWPIKPEALKTVERQSTQIIKQADVVMLLHLLGEEFDEETTKLNYSFYEKRTLHGSSLSPSIYAIMGLKVGDSSKAYRYLRRAALLDLIDLQGNTREGIHAANAGGVWQTVIFGFAGVSIEDEVLHIHPNLPKEWEGLNFRIHHRGTSLEVAISADGSVELTVLEGEEITVCVNGEMRKARR, encoded by the coding sequence ATGGTAAGAGAAAGATTTTCAGAACGATTGAATCAATTTTTGGACGACGACAGATGGATGATTTTGCAGGACAGCTACAAACCGGAAGAGAATTTGAAGTATGAGAGTCTTTTCTGCCTGACAAATGGTTATCTGGGAACCCGGGGAAGCTATGAGGAAGGAACCACAAGAAGCATTCCCTGCACCTATGTAAATGGCGTATTTGACAAATCAGAGACCTTTATGCGGGAGCTTGCCAACCTTCCGAACTGGCTGGGAATCAAACTTTATGTGGAAAAAGAGCTGGTAGGAATCGAAAACTGTGAAATCCTTTCCTTTGCGCGTGCGCTTAACATGAAGAAGGCATGTCTGGTAAAGCAGTATCATCTGCGTGACAGAAAAGGAAGAGAGACTTTGGTAGAGGGAGTCCGCTTCGTAAGCCGCGCAGACGTGCACCGCATGGCTGTAAAACTATATGTGACTCCGCTGAATTACAGTGGAATTATCGAGATAGAGAATATCATTGACGGATCGGTCATCAATTTCTGCGACGCACCCAGATTCAAGGTAAAACACATTTACCTTACAGCGAACGAGGCTCTGGGAGAAAAAGGCGCTTATCTGGAAGCAGCTACAAGAGACAACCACCTGCATGTGGGCTGCGGAGCCCGCGTGGAGGTGAAGGGTACCAAGACTGTGCTGTTCCATGATTTCGGAGAACAGGCCGTGGAATTCCTGGATTTTGATGCTGCAGAGGGGAAGACCTATGAGGTGGTGAAATACGTAAGTATTTACACAGAGCGGGAGAAGTGCAAAGAAGAGATCAAAGAGGCTATCTCCCGGACTGTGCAGGAATTTGCCGCCGAGGGATTTACCAAAGAATTTGAGAAGCACACGCAGGTTTATGAGAAGCTGTGGAACCAGGCAGATATTAAGATTCAGGGAGACGAAAAACTGGATCAGGCGGTACGCTTTAATATTTTCCATCTGATGAGTACGGCGAGTGATTTTGATGATCGGGTAAATATCGGAGCAAAATTGTTGCACGGCGAGGAATACGGCGGCCACGCATTCTGGGATACGGAGCTGTTCATGATGCCATTTTTCGCCTATGTATTCCCGGAAAAAGCAAGGAATCTGGAAAATTATCGATATCACCTTCTGGACGCGGCGAGGGCGAACGCCAGAAAAAATGGTTTTTGTGGTGCGCAGTATCCCTGGGAATCCGCAGACGACGGTACGGAGCAGTGCCCGGACTGGACTATCGAGCCGGACGGAACCTGCTACCGATGCTATGTGGCGGTTTATGAGCATCATGTGACGGCGGCGGTTGCCTACGGTATTGCAAATTATGTCAAGATAACCGGAGATGTGGGTTTCCTGTATGGGCGCGGAGCGGAGATCTTAATGGAGACGGCGAGATTCTGGGCGAGCCGCTTACAGTATGTGGAGGAGAAAGACCGTTATGAGATTCGTCAGGTGACGGGACCGGATGAGTGGCATGAGCCGGTCGACAATAACCTTTACACCAATTATCTGGCCAGGTGGAATCTGCGTTACTGTCTGGAGCTTGCCCGGGTGATGCGCGAAACTTGTCCGGACAAGTATCAGGCGCTGGTTGAGAAGATTCAGATTGCGGAAGAAGAGCTTAACGCATGGAAGCAGGTGCAGGGGAAGATTTATCTTCCGCGCAAGGAGGGAACTCCGCTTCTGGAGCAGTTCGAAGGCTATTTTGACCTCCAGGAGGTGGTGATTGAGAAGTATGATGAAAATGACTGGCCGATAAAACCGGAAGCGCTGAAAACAGTAGAGCGCCAGTCGACTCAGATTATCAAGCAGGCCGATGTGGTGATGCTGCTCCACCTTCTGGGAGAGGAGTTTGACGAGGAGACCACGAAACTGAATTACAGCTTCTATGAGAAACGGACCCTTCACGGATCTTCTCTTAGCCCCAGTATCTACGCGATCATGGGATTGAAAGTGGGGGATAGTTCCAAGGCATATCGGTATCTGCGCCGCGCTGCGCTTCTTGACCTCATTGACCTTCAGGGAAATACCAGAGAAGGAATCCATGCGGCAAATGCAGGCGGCGTATGGCAGACGGTTATCTTTGGGTTTGCCGGAGTATCGATCGAAGATGAGGTGCTGCATATTCATCCGAACCTTCCAAAAGAGTGGGAAGGACTTAACTTCAGGATTCACCATAGAGGAACTTCTCTGGAAGTTGCGATATCCGCAGACGGCAGCGTAGAGCTTACCGTTCTTGAGGGCGAAGAGATCACGGTATGTGTGAATGGAGAAATGAGAAAGGCACGGAGGTAA